A stretch of Lampris incognitus isolate fLamInc1 chromosome 3 unlocalized genomic scaffold, fLamInc1.hap2 SUPER_3_unloc_1, whole genome shotgun sequence DNA encodes these proteins:
- the cax1 gene encoding cation/H+ exchanger protein 1, which yields MPGDTENPRKRSMTDGSENHTDGEQRHKFLRQHSQGDRLCVGPLHPDLVVAETPSPDASHHFCHYTPKCLLTVHRGQSGTSGRSTPSRYGEEGWHEGTTKTTIRAENEVEANREANNYKFGFRKWKGNVTERPLEDRSDVVRELHSDLSILKSEPGSVVTCGNVAYVFLFGWWLSFIYFLICPVMFMTVCGAPYGKLCWKLTGYFIWPFGKSIEKAGDGEKRCCLKIPTCEVIPEEGDSEDSGDFTTPKESAPLLVSSPVPIEVPVPAKKPSSHWCRFSTYVWLLLGYPLLVVAHSLACLMAWLLVFTIPVAKMNARTLGSILLMPPEDVHIHTIKNDQGCEHKVLLCCYHAFNIYYYKYTVQGINIFALNLLPFVAITLLIGYLDKGNHYTSVETKFALAIASIIPLSYYIGMGIASISAQSNFAVGAVVNATFGSITEMTFYITALLQGHRAGTKCYEEIVKAALAGTLLGCILFIPGICMIIGGIKHREQRFNSRSAGVSSALLFISIGGVFAPTLFSKTYGSLVCEGCTNTQGNTSTPFICKDCHYDTIETKQQLVLSHIEPLVYTISVLLPAAYLIGLIFTLKTHSHIYDIQISDGHGGHGHGHGHHVVHWSRWRALAVLIIATLLMAACADLTTENIQPILLHSSISQYFIGVTVLAMVPELPEIVNGIQFALQNNISLSLEVGSCIAVQVCMIQIPLLILFNAFYDVGFVLVFSDIHLWASIFSVILVNYIFMDGKCDYFQGTALVVVYLILLALYFFAPSPRSC from the exons ATGCCGGGCGACACGGAAAACCCGCGGAAGCGCTCCATGACCGACGGCTCAG AGAACCATACGGATGGCGAGCAGCGCCACAAATTTCTGCGGCAGCATTCCCAAGGTGACAGACTCTGTGTTGGCCCCCTCCACCCAGACCTGGTGGTGGCTGAGACGCCGTCACCCGATGCCTCCCATCACTTCTGCCACTATACGCCCAAATGTCTTCTTACCGTTCATAGGG GACAGTCTGGCACATCCGGCCGGTCTACTCCCTCACGATATGGTGAGGAGGGTTGGCATGAAGGTACCACCAAGACCACCATCAGAGCCGAGAATGAGGTGGAGGCAAACCGAGAAGCCAACAACTACAAG TTTGGCTTCAGAAAGTGGAAAGGCAATGTCACCGAGAGGCCCCTCGAGGACCGGTCCGATGTTGTGAGGGAGCTCCACTCTGATCTCAGCATTCTCAAGTCTGAACCAG GCTCTGTGGTCACATGTGGGAACGTAGCCTATGTGTTTTTATTTGGATGGTGGCTCTCCTTCATCTACTTCCTGATCTGTCCCGTGATGTTCATGACTGTCTGTGGCGCTCCCTATG GGAAACTGTGCTGGAAGTTGACGGGGTACTTCATTTGGCCATTTGGGAAATCCATAGAGAAG GCTGGCGATGGAGAGAAAAGGTGCTGTTTGAAGATCCCCACCTGTGAGGTGATCCCCGAGGAGGGAGACAGTGAGGACAGCGGCGACTTCACCACACCAAAGGAGTCTGCTCCCCTCCTAGTGTCTTCGCCTGTCCCCATTGAAGTGCCTGTCCCGGCAAAAAAGCCCTCCAGCCATTGG TGTCGCTTTAGCACCTACGTGTGGCTGTTGTTGGGTTACCCTCTCCTGGTTGTGGCCCACTCCTTGGCCTGTTTGATGGCCTGGCTCCTGGTCTTCACCATCCCTGTAGCCAAGATGAACGCCCGCACCCTGGGCAGCATACTCCTCATGCCGCCAGAAGATGTTCACATCCACACAATTAAAAAT GACCAAGGCTGTGAACATAAGGTCCTCCTATGCTGCTACCATGCCTTCAACATCTACTACTACAAATACACCGTCCAGGGGATCAACATCTTTGCTCTCA ATCTGCTTCCATTTGTAGCAATCACTCTGCTCATTGGCTACTTGGATAAAGGCAACCATTACACCAGTGTGGAGACCAAGTTTGCCCTAGCCATTGCTTCCATCATTCCTCTGTCCTATTACATTGGCATGGGAATTGCCAG CATTTCCGCACAGAGTAACTTCGCGGTGGGGGCGGTGGTGAATGCTACTTTTGGCTCCATCACAGAGATGACCTTCTACATCACAGCCCTGCTCCAAGGCCATCGTGCCGGAACCAAGTGTTATGAGGAGATTGTCAAGGCTGCGCTCGCTGGGACTCTGCTTGGCTGCATCCTCTTCATACCC GGTATCTGTATGATTATTGGGGGCATTAAACATAGAGAGCAGCGATTCAACAGCCGGTCAGCGGGGGTGAGCTCAGCCTTGCTCTTCATATCTATTGGGG GTGTGTTTGCTCCCACCCTCTTCTCCAAGACCTATGGTAGTCTGGTGTGTGAAGGCTGCACCAACACCCAAGGCAATACTAGCACACCCTTCATCTGTAAAGACTGTCACTACGACACG ATTGAAACCAAACAGCAGTTGGTGCTCTCCCATATCGA GCCCCTGGTGTACACCATCTCTgtgctgctgcctgctgcctacCTGATCGGCCTCATCTTCACACTAAAGACCCACTCTCACATTTATGATATCCAAATCAGTGATGGCCACGGGGGCCATGGACATG GCCATGGCCACCATGTAGTCCACTGGTCCCGATGGAGGGCTCTGGCAGTGCTAATCATTGCTACGCTCCTGATGGCTGCCTGCGCTGATCTCACCACTGAGAACATCCAGCCTATCCTGCTTCACTCCTCCATTTCACAG TACTTCATTGGTGTCACAGTGCTGGCCATGGTCCCTGAGCTACCCGAGATTGTCAACGGGATCCAGTTTGCCTTGCAGAACAACATTAGCCTAAG CCTTGAAGTGGGAAGCTGTATAGCTGTACAGGTTTGCATGATTCAGATCCCCCTGCTCATCCTCTTCAATGCATTTTAT GATGTGGGTTTCGTGCTTGTGTTCAGTGATATCCACCTCTGGGCCAGCATCTTCAGTGTCATTCTGGTCAACTACATCTTCATGGATGGGAAATGTGACTATTTTCAGG GTACAGCtcttgtggtggtctacctcatCCTTCTGGCTCTGTACTTCTTTGCACCCTCCCCGCGCTCTTGTTGA